The Ciona intestinalis chromosome 9, KH, whole genome shotgun sequence genome contains the following window.
ATCGACAAGTTCAATAATTATACAATAGATTTGTATTTACCCAGTCAAACACGAATTTAATTCAAGTTTTTTGATGGCACCGTTCAACTTGTCAAACAAGCGTACATTGCAGTTAATTTGCCAACACAAATGAAGTTCCAGGCGACATATTGTAAACACGGCGCGTATAATGACCATTCGAGCCGcatttatttgcttttaaGCCGATCTTGCCTAGCGTGAAATCGCGCGAATGACGTGTAATGCCACGCGTCATAAGATCATTGTTAACGCCGACTTGAAAGCTGCCACGGGCTGTAAGTAACTGATCTCCGCCTAATTACCGAGACTAATTTCCCGCTGTGGATAAAACATTGGAGCCGACACCTCGCCTCGGCGGACGCCTTGTTCGAAACAACTGCATCAGCATCGATCCTTTGTTTAAGACCAAACAATACCTCGGTAAAATTAATGCAAGAACTTAGCGTTTTTTTTGGCTAAATTAATGTAATTCGTATGAAACAGTATAGGCTATACCgtatagcgtgttttaatatGGTGGTTTAGCAAAAGCTTCTTTACAGTTCAATTACGCCAGTAAGTCTAGCCGAACTGCAAAAATACGGGTCGTTCTGAAATAAGAACGTTTTTGTGCTAGGACCATTAAAACCATTAGCGTTTCACATACGAACAGGAACCATAACGACATATGAACtacaaaattatttgtatATGCTTATGTGTTGTCTTAACCGTCTGTACCAGTCCGTCACACCGGGTTCGACTTCTATAAACGGCGTAATTGCAACGAAAAGTAAACAAGTAAATAGGTTGAATAAAATACAGGGAACGGCCATGACAAAAACACTTGTCCACTTTTAAAATCACGAAATTCAAGCCGTTTTAAGGTAacacaataattttaaaccaattttgcAGTTTAAAAGCGCTCTTCATTTACCTGTAATCTCCAATTACTTATATAGAACTGCGTCTTATATTGCGCTGTTATAAACCGCTTAATCAGCAAGGGCCGTTCACAGATAAACATTGGCACATAATTGTGTGAGACATTCAtcaaattttaagaaaatcCGTAAAGATTTTCTAGTGACGTGTCCGTTGCTGTGAGTCGCCCAGTTCCCCCGCCGCGAGAAGATTAAACTATAATTGCCGACGCATGAGTACTGTAGTGATGTTAGTTTttatagttataacatagtTAACACAAAAGGATTTTCGGACCTTGTGCTTTCCATATATCTATCAATGTAAATTacttatattactgtggggggaagatgggatacaaattggacgataaagtaaaatgaaaacgtgtcccatctttccccaccctaatatatatatacgattTAATTcatctatatataaatagaacaTACGTTTTCAAGTATGACTTTCATGcagtaaaagttaaatttatttttagtatcAATGTGTAGGCATTGGCAGGTGATATTTCCTTGTGAGGCACAGCCAGGTGCAGCATGTTTATTAGCACTCATGACGCTTGTTTGATATTCATTGATCTGGAAACGAGCCCGAAAGACcgaaaacagaaaataaactttttctgGTAATTTTCGCCATGACTTACAATGAGTTTATTTATGCAGTTTAATGTAAATTCTACACCGTTAAAAATGATTGATAGGTATAACTATTTAGGGTTCCAAAACATCCGCGTACAGTTCGAATCCTGTATTTGCAGTTTCTGCCCTATATTAACTGATACGGGATTAACCTATTTGCTTGTATTGGCAAAGAAGCATTAACCAGGTAGACTCGCGTCTGTGTGGCGACCTGTATTAGGTCGATTTAACAAAACCCATTTTTAATCGGAAATTTTTATTCGATTAGTccagtttaaatattgtgcaaaacaaactgctgaaaataaattttggaataaaattttgaaataatatttctaaCTAATTAAAACACCACTCTGTATTTtacgtatttattatttatataaatctggtttaaaactaagagttatataatatgtacGTTAAAAATCTGCTAAAATCTCACGAAATTTTCCATGAATATCGAACATATGTCGCAAATAATGAAGGGACAGTGACCGTGTAATGGCAGCATGTGACTTGTTTTGAAAAGCCGTGGAATTGGTGTTACTTATTCGACACTAACATGACGGGAAATTCAATATGTGGACAGATAAGCTTACAATAATAGCAATAATCGAAAGCTGGAGCACAAAATTGTTAATTATGCCTGAACAAAGTCGTCCTAATGCAAAATTTCGCGGTCTGCGTGGGAACTGTCTATAAAAACATAGACATTATGCAAAAATTGATGaaccaatgttttttaaaagttataccGTCCCGTTTACCTTAAAACGACCCgctttatagtttaaaacaacaactcgTAACTTTTAATGTTATCTTTGACAGACTACGATCCGGCAGTGGATGTTTTTCTTTAGTGGCAAGAATACAAACCATTAAGGCTTTTTTGGGAAATCGGtcattttgattattttgatTCTAAATTACCGTCTGCGTTTAATAGTTGTGTCTTTACATCAAACAGTTTTTTCAGATTCCGCCAGTACTAAACTATTGGAGCTGTGATCAGACCGCAAACTACAATATGCTGTGTTTAATAAGTAATTTGTCTGCTGCATGGTATGCTAATAAGATAATAAATACTAAGGTATACGAATTAattcatttgtttctttgcCACAGCGGgactatgttttaaaacagtaggATTACAATGCATGTATCGCCACACACCCATGCTGCATAATAATGCCATAAAATTTGTATCGGCTTAAAATGGCTTGCTGTTATACGCATTAAGGATTATAAGACCATGTTTAATGTTGTTAGACATCACCTTATGTTTGTGTAAAGTCTTACCTTGCAACGGCAGCAACACAAATGCTAGACCCTGCTTAATGGGGGCAGCGTTTTTCTTTTCGTCTGCGATCGCGTCTTTTGTTTCCCTCCCAGCTAAAACCGACAGCAGTCGAGCAGAGAGCATTCAGACGCCGAGGCAGTTTATGGTAGATTGGCTCAATCAGCGCAGGGCCGTTGACATGGTGATGGACGCGTTGCTGTTTTAAGTTGGTagacaaatttaaaacctagAAATATGGCGGATATTAATTAAAGGTCGACATATTAATTAGTTCTCTTTCATGAGATTTTTACAAAGGAAACGTAAAAAACTGTTAttgtttaagatattttttacgatttattattatttttctttggcTTTCGTGATAATTCAAGCGTCCATATAGAACAAGGACaggtaattaaaaataacaggCAGAACACTAGGCCAGTGTTTGATGTTATAGCGCGTTATAATTACAAGGGCGCGTTGTTCAAAGTGTGAAAGACGTGTGGTTTAGATAGCGGGTTAGTGTGATACCAGGCACGAGTGTGTGATTCGTTTTGGTGGTCAATCATTTTGCGCGTGTATTGAAAAGCGATCGTTTGTCAGGGTGCGGTCGCAAGGCAATTACGAAACAATACACGCAGCTCTGCTGCTTTGTCTGCACACCACGCATCTGGTCAGGTAGATTCGGCACAGATGGTGTCTGGGAAGTTATCGGCTGTAAAACTTGCAACGCAAGATCACTGCATGGTGCCGCACTCGTGGCTATCAGCGTGCGAATAACTTGCAACGTGATAATTGGGCGTGGGAGACTGTGGTTTCATAAGGTTCAGTTTAGGGAAAATTCGCACTTGTATGACGGCTATAGTGAAAATATAATTGCTGTCTTTTTAGAAAATGAGTTTTGTGTATAAGGTTGTGAAAATTTCGTAAGCTAGTTAGCGATAGGGTTGATTTAGTTTTgataagttgtttgttttgtgggAAAACTTTTGATCGTTAAGTTGTACACGGGCCCGATTCACTAGGGTTACGACAATGAACAATAGTGTTGAATTTCGGCGTGACGCAGTTGATGACGTTATCTTTTACCTACGTTCGGGAAATGGCTGTGTGGTTTCAAAAAAAGTACGAAATTATCACGTATAGGAAGTAATATTCGTTTATAGATAAATCTCTGTATTAAGTCTTCTTTTCCGtgatcattttgttttttattttcatgttgTCGGTCACCCGTGTTTCCTGCACTTTCATGCTTCGTCGGTTTTTACAGCGcgcgtttgtgacgtcacaagcgcCAATTAGTCACCTCACCAGACGCGCGAGCCGCGATCGAAGTAAATTAACTGCGATCAGTTACCGACGGTTTTATTGCCGTCATAAAACGCGAAAGAAATGATCAGCACGTTTGATGCAGCCTAGAGAGCACGCTTGGTGTCATTCGAGCGTTTTTAGCGAAACTGTAGGAGTAAACAGTGAGCCTTACCCAGGAAACTAACCAGCAAGTCACGGGTCGCCTGGGCACACCTAGATGGGGTAACGTTTTGCACGAAGGTCTTGTCATTTACCACTTCTGAGTCAGACCCCAAAGCACCTGTACAAGTTGTACGGAAACATCGTTTACGTATAGCGGAGCGGGTATTGTAGTATATAACCAAAAGTAAAGTAGTAAGTGCTATTGTAGGCAAAACGCGGCAGATTTAAAACTCAGATTTTTCGACATGTTTTGACAGATACCTTTTAAAGGCGTAGTAATAAAGCTGAACAGTTAAAAGCAATGTTTCGATTAGTTAAACTCTACTTTCTCACTGACGAGTTTTCGTCAGACAGTCGATAAAATCGAATCAACAATCGATATTtccaaacaaataaaagccaataattttatttatctcgtTTAAGGATAAATTATCGCgagtttttacattaaatatcaGTTCTTACTGCGGTGATAGTTTCACGTATCTTGGCGCGCTTGAGTTCGTATGGCGGGGTAAAATGGcacacgtttttattcttttttcggcacatgttttcattgaagttttgctagtaaacaaagaatatttacagaattatatacccgtaGCTCCGACTCTTTTTAACTGTTCAAAATAAGATTAGTAAATATGGGGATTAGATTCcaatggtatcccatcttaccccacagtactatatacacagTCTTTGTTTAACCCATTGTGTTTCCAGTAGATGTTTCGCCCTTTAATACTCATATTTTCGTATGTTCATTCTTAATTGCCAGTTTGCCGAGATTTTATTTCCATAAGTTTATAATAACAATGCAAAATTTTTGCCCtgaattttttatgtaatgtAAATTTAGACGTTAAATATTTATCGTATAATTTCATGCACCTAGTAATTTAGAAAAgttaaattgctttttttattcaatacctATGTTTATCGGGAATCGaaacattgtgtttaaaatctttatacTGAAACCAATACctttaataattaatgttcAAGCGCCCGGCAACAAAAAGTTTCGTAGACTGACAATACGGGTTGATGTGAATAATTTATATCAAGCACTGTCTAGTCTTATCGCACGTTAATGCATTCTGGTGGCCCCGAGCCTCGTGGCTTTGACGGCGGGATTTCGCGCACCCTGGGCCGGCCGAACTTAATTAACTGTCGGGCCCACACAATGAATCCTTTAATTGGGTGCTGGATGAACATAGTTGAGTTTCGAGTCCCGAGCGACCTTATTAGGACTGTACGTTGAAGGTAATTGGCGTGCGGTAGTTGCAAGGGAATACATGTTATGCGCTGAAACACCAAATACGTAAACCGCAATCCAACTAACTCAATTGCTGTCAAGCAAAGTCAGTTATCGTCTATTAGTTGGATTTGCTCCATGTTTTCCTTCGTTTTTCTGCCATATTACTTGCGATACACCGTACAGTATAAAAAGGCTTATATAGCGCATTGATTTATTTGCTGTTACAGCCATACAAGTCGCTATTACGTTGCATTAAgcgtgtttaaaaataaaccggAAAAATGCTCAATGATTTTCCACCCCATGATAATTCCCACTTAAAAGCGAAATCCGGATGTAAATATGCAGCGCACCAGTGGAGCGAGAAATGTATTGTTACCCAGCCACACAAACCAATGTCAAGTATCGATAAGAAATTCCCACAGGTCTAAAATAAAGGTGATATGATTCTTGTGGAGCGCGAATTAATTTCCCTGCAtcaatattaattatatgGCGCTGATTAGACAATGGTCCGGCAAGGTAACCCATTCTTGGAGTTTTTTTTCTTCGAGCAGATGCGCCAACCAGAGACTACGGTTTCTCGTATTGCTGTTTCGTGCTTTTAAGAAATAGCCGAGGCCAAGTTTATCTTTACCCACATAATCATTATTAAAACGCcgctaaaaaaattttttggttCTCTTTTTTAAGGCGACGTAATGGGAGAGTTGTCACGTGAGTAACTTGACTGTGGCGACAATCGTCCAAGATGTATTTTCCCACGATCGCTCAAGCTGTGCTTACGTCACAACTTACTTACCTTCGGATCAGATACCCTTGCGAACTTACCTCTCTTAGCAGCTTGTAATCCGAAATTGATACGTGAATGTTGGCAGTTAGGATTTTAGCAGCAAActtgaaatttctttgtttaaatcacaCACATAAACCTGTTTCCCCGTCACGGATGCATTGTGTATTATATTCTAATCGTATTTAAGGATTTGGGTCGAATTTTGTGTCGAGTACCACGTCGAACTGTCTGGCACGAATTACATGCATTGGGTGTAGGGGAATATAAAGGGAGACTGGCGCCGCTTGCTTCTTCAGTTGAATTGGTCGCAGCGACTAATCTTCCGCAATTAAAGTGCGCAGTCCTTATCGGGCAACCATGCGTCCATTTTCGTAAGAGGGCAGCAGCCAGCGACAAACACGCAAGAAATTCATCAAGTTAAAAAGCGCAGAAAAAATAAGAGCGACTTAATTGGCTTTGGACACGCAAGGACGCCTTGGCCCGTGCGAAAATTAATGTGGCCGCGAAATGCGCGGATCAGGTTTTGGTCAGTGTCACAGGGTCAAATGACTGACTGGGTTGCATGGGAAGGCAGGGTTACTGTGTGTGGTGTAACAACTTTAGGGCCGAATTCTCACAGGATCATTACGCTAAAAGTGAGATTGTTTAACAGAAAGCTATAccatagtaggctgggggaagttgggacacctttaacatatACTATTCAAAAAtctcgatcgtgttttaaacaattaacaacgatctatgggagtaataaggaaacggttttataattctttgaatgttctttgtttactaacaactGGGCGGAAAAAAAAGGaggaaaatgtgtcccatttttccccactcTCTACTATACGACCGTTTTTGTAAATGTACCATATTAAGAATTCACTTACTATAATTCTATTTCTTTATTACAGAAGTAGCAAAATGAATATAATTGTAATAACTTTTGCGGTCACGCTACTTTCTATATTCAAATTCCAAAATACTAATGCTTCTAACACAGTATCTTTGCGGGTGTATGTTAACGAAGGAAATGCACCAGGTAAGTGAAATGTTTAGTCCTGATATGGATTATGAACCTAAAATATCTAGCCCACAATTTATGAATtcgaagctcgatgctgcttATTAAAAGTGTCACCTGCAAAGCTTCCATATgcgtggtaactagtaagcgggcacgaggtgtatgaaacagaacacccgtgttataacgactctgTGCATAAGTCGCATGAATTCAtttaacttgtattttttGCAGGGGAGGTTGTTGCAGACATGTCCGAAATATTTGGCTTACTTTGGAAAGACAGACTCGATCGTCACTTCAAACTTCTTAATCAGAAAATAGTTTCATCGTCGTCATTTAATTTGCCCACTTCGCTGCAGCAACGCCCTCATGCAGTTGCACTTGGTGCTTCTAATGGACTTATGACCCTGCGTAGAGTCGTGGACAGGGAAGTGGAATGCGGCCAAGCGAAGGAATGTATTATAAAAGTTCAGGTAGGACGattcataaatatttgatgTCCAATACACGACTGTTTCTCGATATAAAAAGGCCGTTGTGTGTAACGCCGTTTAATGGCTATGAAAATGTTCTTGGTATAAATAATAGATGCCGTATCAAGTCTAATGATCTGGTCAAACTGTGCGTTCAAGTTTATGAGCTTATGCCAGGGTTAATCTGAACACGAGTGATTAAAGATTCATGTACAAAGTGCGGGAGCGATACAAGTTGTAACAAGTAAACATTTGAACCTTTACAGGCCGTCATGCTTCCACAAAGAGTTTTCTCTCTTCTGAATCTTGACATTGTTATAAACGACATCAATGATAATTTGCCCAAATTCCCACACAAACCAATTGTACTAAATGTGAGCGAAAGTACAGCATTGGCAGAACCTGTCAATCTAGACGCATTCCAAGCTCGTGACCTTGATTCAGGTAACATTGGATTAACATGTGTTTAAATGTGCATGTATTTAAACTGGGACTATCATACAGCAGTTACAacaggtaactcgtaagagggtacgaggtgtgtgaaacaaaacacacgtgttataacgactgtcgatgtCCCGACGCGCAAGTAAatacgttacattcatttattcattcagcTATTTATTCGTTATTAATtcattcgtttatttattaacacattataacgactgtcgctttctcGCCACGCATatgataaagaaagttacattcatttattcattcattcattcattataacaaGTATTGCATACAGGTAACAACTCCCGTATTTCGTATTCTATTTCGCCAAGTAAGCCGTTTGAGGTCCAACAAGGGGTTGATGAGGCGGGCCGACCTCATTTACAGTTGCTTCTTAACGCTGAATTAGGTAAGTAAAACAAGCGATTTtctattctgttctatattgGTGATGTCATACGGCGAGGCCCGCCAGGGTACCTTGGATTTAGGTTTAgtctatattatatagtatagggtcgGGTAAGATTagacatgttttttattcttttttattatccTATTTGCTAGTAAACTGAGAtcatttacagaaataaaaagttatgtcctcacaactttaaaacggtgttgataatttttaaaaacacgtattctattttaccccacagtctTAAACTTTTCTAAATGACATACCACGTTGATAAACCCTTTAAACAAATCttatgttaaaatacttttacagATTATGAGACAAAGTCGGTTTACCATTTGACCCTTCACGCAACTGACCACGGAAAACCCGCATTATCCAATCAAGTTACTGTCAGAATTATGGTGACTGATTCGAACGACCACAGCCCTGTGTTTTCCACAAGCTCTGAGTTGGTGATCGAGTTGCTGGAAAACCAAGAGCCTGGAATTATTCAAACTGTTCATGCGACTGATAGGGATTCTGGCGAAAACGGTCGAGTAAGATACTTTCTTGGGGACGAACCACAATCTGTCTCCCATCAGTTGGTTACTGTAGATGAAAATTCTGGAGAAGTTACTTTGGTCAGAAATCTTGATCGGGAAGTTCACGATGGGTAAGTCTAGAAAAgtcaacattaaaataaaagtctaaaatgttaaaatttaaaaatggaaaatattaaaataaaaacataggtataaaaatgttaaaaataaaacaacattaaaataaacattaaaataaaaacgatggtctaataatgttaaaattaaaaaaactgtcaACAGTAAAAAAGAGTGGtctaaaaaaacaacgatAAAACTGTTTCTTCTCTTCAGCATGAGAATTCTGATAGAAGCACGTGATTCCCCAGCGACCAATCAGCGCACGACTCGCATGTGGTTGGTTCTTCGTGTTGATGATGACAATGATAATGCTCCAGTTATAAATATGAACTTTATTGTAGATGCTGACGGCCAAACAGGTTCGTTTTTATCGAGCTGCATATTTAAGGCCAAAAATTGTGGAAATAATATCGACTTAGATAACAAACCAATTCAATTTAATGTGTTATGcaactaaaataattttatgcgGTAGAAATATTTATTGCCCTTATGTAACGTAGTTTTTAAAGGTTAATTTCGGATAGTTGTTGTATCATGTGACATaaatggtagggtggggtaaggtgggacaagtttttattctctattctcgtcctatttggtagtaaacaagctATAAATATACaggtttataaaaccgtagcccCGCAACaccaaaagagcgttgttaattgtaaaaacacgatcgggaaatATGGAAATATAGTATAAAACCCTAAACTGCTTACACGAAGTACGAAATATAACGATGTTATTTTCTCCAGCATATATATCTGAAGCATCTCCTGTCGGAACATACGTGGCCTACGTTAGTGCTACTGATGCCGACCATGGAAAAAACAGCGAAGTAGAAATTTCCATCAAGACATTAATCAACGGGAACTTTGTATCTTCCGGACATTTTGAACTAGCAGCTGATGGTTTGATCGGGACGGGTCTTGAGTTAGACCGGGAAGTCCAGAGCATTTACAAAGTTGCTGTGATTGCATGCGACGCAGGGGATAaaataaggtaaaaataaattatataaagagtagagtggggaagatggaacaacttttcattctattttcttgtcccatttggtggtaaacaaaaaacatttaaataattatgaaaccgtgTTCTTGCGACTCCCTTTttgaccgttggtaattgtttaaaaaacgtatttacaatatgtttttacaatattaaattagtaatatcatatataataattataatatgatTTTGTTCAGGTGTTCACGCAACAATATCACTGTCATTATACTTGACGAAAACGATCACACCCCTGTATTTAAGAAGTCAGTGTATGAAGTTACATTGTCAGAAGCTGATGGAATTGGAACATCTGTCATTACTGTATCTGCATCTGATATGGATAGCAAGTTTGCACCCGTGTGGACAAAAAACGAGGTAAGAATAACTTAATGTTGTTTCAATTGCTGTAATGTTTTGTCCCTGGTACATATACTcggtttttattgttttggttataattttttatattaaaaaaacgttttattaaaatgttttgtttttttgttatttaagaAGACAAGAAGCcttgatttttatattaaaattattcttttttgatttaaaaaatattttttcgtaCAGGTATTTATAGttctaattttttgtttgtttgttctagAATAAACAGCTGGAAATTTCACTGAACGGGAAGGTTACTTATTTAATAGAAAGTAGCGATAATACGTTCTCGGTGGATGCAACGACAGGAGAAGTTACGTTGGTTCGTCCACTGGATCGAGAAGGTCAAAGCGAATGGGAGGTAAAATCATTTTGCAAATAACACAgtgttttaaatgattaaatattttatattccggcgtttaatttgattttccgatatagtactgtagggtaagacgggatacctttagcacataattcccatatttcctgatcgtttATAAACAATTGACAGCGCACTTCCAGCGGTGCTGCTGAGCTTCAgctaatatttcttttaatattctttgtttactaccaaacgggacgaaaaAAGCGAATAAaaacttgtcccatcttaccccatccaactatattttatatggttgCACTTAGCAtatcttaatattttttttcctattcttacaatttttttatccaGGTAAGAGTTATTGCACGAGACGGTGGCAATCCATACAGGGAATCTTTTTGCACCTTAAAAGTCACAGTTTCTGACGTAAACGATAACCGACCATTGTTCATTTACCCTGCTGTTGAAAACTCTACTGCACACGCAACAATACTTCGTGACGAT
Protein-coding sequences here:
- the LOC100184757 gene encoding protocadherin-18, which codes for MNIIVITFAVTLLSIFKFQNTNASNTVSLRVYVNEGNAPGEVVADMSEIFGLLWKDRLDRHFKLLNQKIVSSSSFNLPTSLQQRPHAVALGASNGLMTLRRVVDREVECGQAKECIIKVQAVMLPQRVFSLLNLDIVINDINDNLPKFPHKPIVLNVSESTALAEPVNLDAFQARDLDSGNNSRISYSISPSKPFEVQQGVDEAGRPHLQLLLNAELDYETKSVYHLTLHATDHGKPALSNQVTVRIMVTDSNDHSPVFSTSSELVIELLENQEPGIIQTVHATDRDSGENGRVRYFLGDEPQSVSHQLVTVDENSGEVTLVRNLDREVHDGMRILIEARDSPATNQRTTRMWLVLRVDDDNDNAPVINMNFIVDADGQTAYISEASPVGTYVAYVSATDADHGKNSEVEISIKTLINGNFVSSGHFELAADGLIGTGLELDREVQSIYKVAVIACDAGDKIRCSRNNITVIILDENDHTPVFKKSVYEVTLSEADGIGTSVITVSASDMDSKFAPVWTKNENKQLEISLNGKVTYLIESSDNTFSVDATTGEVTLVRPLDREGQSEWEVRVIARDGGNPYRESFCTLKVTVSDVNDNRPLFIYPAVENSTAHATILRDDVIARIQAIDYDSEKFSKVELSMVSVDGCTNLQGVDGNLPYTYFILDTKTGDLRLNMSTTDLNDVVGTHRIIVKASDNGTPPLEMNTSLIIVVSDTLLLPSQMYHEKEDAPSVPGLAISTNFLIIVISLASATLILLIVITAVVIKCKKDNKKIRTYNCRDAESENGWEEGNTDKAQTVNNSNTNTWSKSVVSHEGSSQITENERLSTQSTENNNKQAKGARKPSDISLNFPLHVSSGPMLMTSRQDPATYNVTSSMIRPPSLLTTFSTEGKIAQPRLHGLLPHITSHTDGDSGRGDSDPDTGSYDVVKDIDYLPSYSYVNPDSQSKNMKAVVSNGMGSRCTDDCNKYGHSDACWMPSPTKGQYYASADNEVSRSSCYTQPTFTQANSDIDFQREYNRVLETIEETTPVLESTIGYEYEPEVMRQNVRRSICLSRLASESRLLSQSSEPEVYHSGVLSRQYGLWTDEYQKPIGVRPNSLSASPAPSTGPASSHLSGNSSCPSTVFTHCDTDSKTSSNIVAPKPHYLSMTSRASTLPCENNPNMKETQQIISDIDQLLSE